The Triticum aestivum cultivar Chinese Spring chromosome 5A, IWGSC CS RefSeq v2.1, whole genome shotgun sequence genomic sequence CGCGCGGAGGTGAGCTTCGTGGACGGCGACGAGGCGAAGCGGCTGGTGGCGGAGGAGGGGTACACGGTGCTGGACGTCCGGGACCGGCGGCAGTACGAGAGGGCGCACGTCAGGGCCTCCGCCCACGTCCCGCTCTACATCGAGAACGAAGACAACGACATTGGTACTCGTACCTGCAGAGCTTGCTTACACTCTCTcttcttgcatttttcttcaagGAAATTCATCAACGCGTGTTGTTTTCTGCCAGGAACGATCATCAAGCGGCAGGCGCACAACAACTTCGCCGGCCTATTCTACGGCCTGTCCTTCACCAAGCTCAACCGGGACTTCACCAAGACGGTGAGGAGCAAGTTCTCGCCGGAGAGCAAGCTGCTGGTTGTCTGCCAGGAAGGCCTCAGGTAATTCTTCAGTTAACAAATTGATTAAAGCCCCTTCATCAGGCTGCTAATAATTCATAACCAATATATTACTATAACATTAGCATTGGTACAAATTTTCTTTTTGTAATTCACCGTGAGAAGCTAACTTGGCCCTTTTTTATTTTGTTCATCTGCTGAAGGTCCACAGCGGCTGCAGATGCATTGGAGCGAGAGGGCTTCCAGAACCTGGCCTGCATCACCTCAGGCCTTCAGACACTGAAACCAGGTATCAGTATTCAGTGCTCTGAAATCCTCTCTAGAATTTACTGAAGAAATCTTGTGTTGGTGTAGAGTGTTTTGCAATTCTTCTGCTTTGTGCTGTAATGAATTGTCATGTTTCGTAGGAACGTTCGAGACCGTCGGCAAAGCCGAGCTGCAGAATGCGGGGAAAGCTGGCCTTGTGACCATCCAGGGGAAGATCTCCATAGTTCTTGGGACTGTCTTGATAAGTAAGACCGAGCTAACTTTCCCTATCTCTGAATAAGaacaataataatagtaataataatgtgTGCATCAGCTCATGATCGTCGTTTTATGCATGTATGCAGCCTTGTTGCTGCTCATAACAGTGTTCCCGGACCAGGCTAAGCAGATCTTCGAGTCGGCTGGCATCAAATTGTGATCAGGATCGCCGCTCTTTTAGTTACTCTCCTGAGTTCATATTTTTCACTGGCAGGTATGGAACTCTTCATGATTTCATACTAAAATTCTTCTATGGACAATTACAATCGATGCTACTGATTTAAGCTTAAACGCACAAACAACAGTCCCTGCTGCTTAGTATGTAGGCCAGTTGTTATAAAATCTGGATACACACTAattttgtttttgtgtgttgtttgtttCATTTAGCTGCAGGTTAAGCGTATCAGTAGGTGTACTTGGTGAGATCTCTTCAGACTGGAAAGGGATGTTAGGCTCCATGTGTAATATTTAGGGACTTTCTGAAAATTCTACTACTGTGTATTTTTGGCTCGAGTAATTTCTTTTTCTCACATACACCCTCTTCTACGTCAATTATAGTTCGATCCATAAATTTTGTGGCGTTTCAAGTAAAAAACAGATTGTGTTCAACTCGTCGATTTTGAgttatttaattattattattatttttgaaaatgaggaagactcccggcctctgcatctagacgatacatgcagccactttattaattgttcacacaagacattacaaagtaatacaacaacAAGACTAAACCActgtctaggcaacatctgttgcTATTCCTATCCAATTGATAAAGGGAtactgatagtctgggcctaataccaaacatacctcgcagccaaacctaacatctaagatctGAGGTCCCATCTAGGACGcatgccgggtatggggcacccaccggtCCGACGCACTCCTCAACCGGGTATGAGGCCACCGCAGCCACCTGCCATCAATCCATCTTTAGAGTTGTACTACCGCATCTACCTTGCACGGTCtagctgccatcgacgccaccatgacgtcaGACCGCGACACCCTCCTGCGcaagtccatctccgcgcatcggacgccgagtcaccacagcgccatgccgccgagatctgccgacatcaatgagtgagatgacgcaccgctccaccaaagaatccgtccactggtccctcaaacccgtgtacacctccaagaatgacgcccccaagaggGAAACGACACAAGAGCACCGCCGTCATCTGATAtatagatctagggtttccccccgagGTAGCAGATGgtcgccttgaacttctcctcggtGATGCTTTCAAGAAAGGAATGCTGCAAATAGCGCCGCCACCGTCGGCTTTGACCTCTAGCCAAaagcaggttttcacccggatccgttcAAAGGTCGTCCATCAAGCATCTTGTGCACGGGCCCCAGCCATCTCTGACGAGGAGTGGACGAAGAATCCAGACCGCCGCCGCCTGACCGGCCACGGCACCACCATGATGCCAAGGTCGGCGTCGCCAGGCCCAGCACGCCCTCCTGTAGCCGACCTCCAGATCTGCCGGCCCGTTGAAACCCATCTGGGCAAGGCAAGGGCCGCGATCTGGGCCGCCGCCGCAGGTGCTCCTCAGCCACGGAGAGGGCGCATGCGCAGTCGCCGTCGACGCACTCGCCGCCGATCACCTGTTGCGCCTTGCCGCCAGTGAACCGCCGACCCATGAGCCGCCGCCGCCAGGAGGACACCACCACCGCGCGAGGGGGAAAGGCCCTGCCGCCGCCGTCACTGGCCAGGCTGCGCCGCCGTGGCCTTAGGCGGCGGCAGGAGAGAGGAGAGGGACGCGGATGCCTAGGGCCGGCGGCGAGGAATCGCCCCTCGTGTCGCCTAGGGTTGGCGACGCGGGGGTGGACCTCCATTATTTAATTAGGTGCTAGACCTCCATTATTTTGCCAGGCATGTGTGGATTAGTGCTCTAGGTCTTCAGTACTGAAGAATTTATCCATCTTATCATGCTTCTATCCAGAATTTGTTTTCCGAAATACAGAGCATAAAAGCACGAAAACATAAAGTCGTATATGATGTTAAGACCATAAATACTTGTCTCCATTTGCAAATGTAAAAAACTAAATAAATGTGGGCATGATATGGAACTAATATTTCTCGGTTAACTAAGGCTGTGTTTGGCATTGTTATGGATTGTGATAATCTCATTTGTCTTTGCCCATTTCATCGTTTTATTAACCGGTTGTTTCCTATTGTCATGCCTAATTTTCCACAAGAGATTATAAAGCAAGTTCACCACAACATAGTTCAACAACGGCAGACAGAACCTAAGAGTTTGAGGCAGCTGCGCCTGAGCTTGTGAGCGGCGGCTGGTGGCATCCGACCCTGTGAGATTGATAGAATCTGGACCTTATGATCCACATCTAATCTTAATACAGTAACGTGCTCACTCAGTGCAACCAGGTTAAAATCCAAACTCCCAAGTTGCCTTTTTAGATGATTTCTGATATCTGGAAGGAGCAAGGGACACAAGAATGTCACATAAAGATTAGACTAAATCTGCTATTACCAAGCAAGAAATTAGTAGCATGCAAAGAATTCAACACATAATCTTTTAGAGAAAGAAATAAGTTAGGCGCGGTGTGATGACCTGTAAGTGCACCTAGTGCCCTCTAAGGGTTTTAGATAATTAAGTAACAAAACAATTagactggtcatagtgggagtaacataggtagtaacatagatgtcaTATAAGCAAAAATGGTgaggtggcaagtagttaatgagaagaGAGTCAAATAGACTAACATaaggcccttcccagtgctccatcgtggacaggtgctaagcatgccacataagcaaaaaaatgaCATGGCACAACATTTAAGGAGGGGAGAGAGTTCTTTGGTGATcccaggaagaaccaatgccaagcgcAAGAACCTAGGCAAAGCACTTAAATGAAACAATTTGACCAATGCATGAAAAACTTTAGGTGTAACTCATTAAATAAAGTGTGCTTAgcaacaacaagttaagcacctttgcattgaagagttgaattgctaaggtatttaatgcacttagcacctcatctaagcacctttgCTTTGGAAGAGgtctaatatgttaccatcacatagcgtttctcaatgcaaaatgagtc encodes the following:
- the LOC123106935 gene encoding rhodanese-like domain-containing protein 9, chloroplastic isoform X2, whose product is MAVLGLSTAFSPPRGSWIAVRLRNGAAAVAVRAEVSFVDGDEAKRLVAEEGYTVLDVRDRRQYERAHVRASAHVPLYIENEDNDIGTIIKRQAHNNFAGLFYGLSFTKLNRDFTKTVRSKFSPESKLLVVCQEGLRSTAAADALEREGFQNLACITSGLQTLKPGTFETVGKAELQNAGKAGLVTIQGKISIVLGTVLITLLLLITVFPDQAKQIFESAGIKL
- the LOC123106935 gene encoding rhodanese-like domain-containing protein 9, chloroplastic isoform X1, coding for MAVLGLSTAFSPPRGSWIAVRLRNGGTGRSSGGLSLRRWSAAAVAVRAEVSFVDGDEAKRLVAEEGYTVLDVRDRRQYERAHVRASAHVPLYIENEDNDIGTIIKRQAHNNFAGLFYGLSFTKLNRDFTKTVRSKFSPESKLLVVCQEGLRSTAAADALEREGFQNLACITSGLQTLKPGTFETVGKAELQNAGKAGLVTIQGKISIVLGTVLITLLLLITVFPDQAKQIFESAGIKL